A stretch of Hydractinia symbiolongicarpus strain clone_291-10 chromosome 9, HSymV2.1, whole genome shotgun sequence DNA encodes these proteins:
- the LOC130656727 gene encoding TNF receptor-associated factor 1-like, which translates to MSARLAREKASDNLINNLLPRVEFKDVPPISVYCCKCGNVLQRPLQLSCGHRCCTRCEKDIPVNEAGQKHCPVDDELIEMKFPDISALTEIMFLLCYCVSKDEGCAWEGKLLDLEDHLKLCDFSPNLPCPWSGVHCDFTGSKKQLEEHLKGSSTKHNSLFATFLSQIVESFDAGKHSMNELRNLSSKLRNRLDNASDNVKATQVALNETLNFLNQQGLKQADLRTWYADVDRRLTSLERDGLPEMRQLEGRIKDLFEKVEKQQSMLKDATTGSKAPQLSSLLQTKKQVEEKTANLEKTGKQHHSTLQDIDLKIRLFQSATFNGNYIWKLDNLKNRFAGALSGTIGELYTPPLYTSPFGYKFSVKVLLYGDPKDRESGISSTPFISLYFVLMKGDYDEILSYPFKYPITITLENLSKKDNISHKIIPDEKIHFQQPFSEMNPAIGFSKFCSHEKLHSDGFIKDDAIYFKIVVDKPDDVP; encoded by the exons ATGTCGGCAAGATTGGCTCGAGAAAAAGCATCAGATAATTTAATCAATAACTTGTTACCTCGTGTGGAATTTAAAGACGTACCACCAATTAGTGTATATTGTTGCAAATGTGGTAATGTTTTACAGAGACCGTTGCAATTGTCTTGTGGACATCG ATGTTGCACAAGATGCGAAAAAGATATTCCGGTGAACGAAGCTGGTCAAAAACACTGCCCAGTAGACGATGAGCtaattgaaatgaagtttccaGATATTTCTGCATTGACTGAGATTATGTTCTTGCTTTGTTACTGCGTCAGCAAAGACGAGGGTTGTGCGTGGGAAGGAAAGTTATTGGATCTCGAAGATCATTTAAAACTATGTGATTTCAGTCCAAATCTACCTTGTCCATGGAGTGGCGTACATTGTGATTTTACAGGAAGCAAGAAACAGCTTGAGGAACATCTAAAAGGAAGTAGTACAAAGCATAACAGTTTATTTGCAACATTTTTATCACAGATCGTAGAGTCGTTTGATGCAGGTAAACATAGCATGAACGAATTGAGAAACCTGAGTTCAAAACTGCGGAATCGATTAGACAACGCATCTGATAACGTTAAAGCAACGCAGGTTGCGCTAAATGAAacgttaaattttttgaatcaGCAGGGCTTGAAGCAAGCCGATTTACGGACATGGTATGCGGATGTTGATCGGAGATTGACAAGTTTAGAACGTGACGGTTTGCCGGAAATGCGACAGTTGGAAGGTCGTATTAaagatttgtttgaaaaagtgGAAAAGCAACAGAGTATGCTAAAAGATGCGACCACTGGTAGTAAAGCTCCTCAATTGTCATCGTTGCTGCAAACTAAAAAACAAGTGGAAGAGAAAACAGCGAACTTGGAAAAAACAGGCAAGCAACATCATTCTACACTTCAAGATATCGATTTGAAAATTCGATTATTTCAGTCAGCTACCTTTAATGGTAATTATATCTGGAAACTAGATAACTTAAAGAATAGATTCGCAGGAGCATTGAGTGGCACGATCGGAGAATTGTACACTCCTCCGTTATATACTTCACCATTTGGGTATAAGTTTTCTGTGAAAGTTTTGTTGTATGGAGATCCAAAGGACCGGGAAAGTGGAATAAGTTCAACTCCGTTTATCTCGTTGTATTTCGTTCTGATGAAAGGGGACTACGACGAAATCCTAAGTTACCCGTTTAAATATCCAATTACAATTACTTTAGAAAACCTATCTAAGAAAGATAATATCTCACACAAAATCATACCGGATGAGAAAATTCATTTTCAGCAACCCTTTAGTGAAATGAATCCCGCCATTGGATTCTCGAAGTTTTGCAGCCACGAGAAACTTCACTCGGATGGATTTATCAAGGATGATgcgatttattttaaaattgttgtcgACAAACCGGATGATGTTCCATAA